The proteins below come from a single Thalassotalea ponticola genomic window:
- a CDS encoding tRNA-(ms[2]io[6]A)-hydroxylase, whose amino-acid sequence MFELKYHTPKEWAEVALKDFDAFLQDHAAAEKKASGMAMSMLSHYPDRQKLVRAMTDLALEELIHFKQVLKLMTARNVIQANDQKDMYIHQIRTLFRRGRDEFLLDRLLVAGVIEARGHERFALIAEALPEGRDKKFYDDIAKSEEKHKNLFVELALEYFPEDEVYSRLEEILIAEAEICEKLPFRAALH is encoded by the coding sequence ATGTTTGAATTAAAATATCACACGCCAAAAGAGTGGGCTGAAGTGGCGCTCAAAGACTTTGACGCCTTCTTACAAGATCATGCCGCCGCAGAGAAAAAAGCGTCAGGCATGGCAATGTCGATGTTATCTCATTATCCCGATCGACAAAAATTAGTGCGCGCAATGACGGATTTGGCTTTAGAAGAGCTGATCCACTTTAAACAAGTATTAAAGTTGATGACCGCGCGCAACGTGATTCAGGCGAATGATCAAAAAGATATGTACATTCATCAGATCCGCACGTTGTTTCGTCGTGGGCGTGACGAGTTTTTACTAGATAGATTGTTGGTTGCCGGTGTTATTGAAGCGCGCGGTCACGAGCGTTTCGCATTAATTGCTGAAGCCTTGCCTGAAGGTCGCGACAAGAAGTTTTACGACGACATCGCCAAATCAGAAGAAAAGCACAAAAATTTATTTGTTGAGTTGGCACTAGAGTACTTCCCTGAAGACGAAGTTTACAGCCGCTTAGAAGAAATTCTTATTGCCGAAGCTGAAATTTGCGAGAAGCTGCCATTTCGAGCGGCCTTGCATTAA
- the ybeD gene encoding DUF493 family protein YbeD — protein MKARFDKIIEFPYVFNFKVMGVAVPHLPDLVVAVLQSDTPGDYAPTIKPSSKGTYHSVSVRVTVHSQEHIEKLYKELSAIEEVRYVL, from the coding sequence ATGAAAGCTAGATTCGATAAAATTATTGAATTCCCTTATGTGTTTAATTTCAAAGTAATGGGCGTTGCGGTACCTCATCTGCCGGATCTTGTTGTTGCTGTATTACAAAGCGACACACCAGGCGATTACGCTCCTACCATTAAACCAAGTAGTAAAGGTACCTATCACTCGGTATCTGTACGCGTCACTGTCCATAGCCAAGAACACATTGAAAAACTCTATAAAGAGCTATCTGCGATTGAAGAAGTAAGATACGTACTCTAA
- a CDS encoding septal ring lytic transglycosylase RlpA family protein, translated as MKPYISFISAVCFTLIGCQSSQSSRYSQQHDSIPSRLPNQQELIEPLPKVVAKSRGGNKDYQVFGIDYQVMTSAEGYTESGIASWYGEKFHGHLTSNGEVYDMYGFSAAHKALPLPTYVQVTNLDNQRKVIVRVNDRGPFHQDRLIDLSYSAAYKLGMLDKGTARVKVEAITKTNLAKFIGDDNGEPQGTPATLISSAKTTPQLDNPGEKAPSATALFKPYIHVLVTRNKTLADNTVKGLSFLLQVPVNLSENNELYRVQIGPISQAKHAEQLLASLHNQGYTEAYPLFALK; from the coding sequence ATGAAGCCGTATATCAGCTTTATTAGCGCAGTCTGCTTTACCCTTATCGGTTGTCAATCGTCTCAGTCATCACGCTACTCGCAACAACACGACAGCATTCCCTCTAGATTGCCAAATCAACAGGAATTAATTGAACCGCTACCGAAAGTCGTTGCTAAAAGTCGCGGTGGCAACAAAGATTATCAAGTGTTTGGTATTGACTACCAAGTCATGACATCGGCAGAGGGTTACACCGAATCGGGTATTGCCTCGTGGTATGGAGAAAAGTTTCACGGTCACTTAACCTCAAATGGCGAAGTTTACGACATGTATGGCTTTTCGGCCGCTCACAAAGCGCTGCCACTGCCCACCTACGTGCAAGTCACCAATTTGGACAATCAGCGCAAGGTTATTGTTCGAGTCAACGACCGCGGTCCGTTCCACCAAGACAGGTTAATTGATTTGTCATACAGCGCCGCTTATAAACTCGGTATGCTCGATAAAGGCACAGCCCGGGTAAAAGTTGAGGCCATTACCAAAACCAACCTAGCCAAGTTTATCGGTGATGATAACGGCGAACCTCAAGGCACTCCAGCTACGCTTATCAGCAGCGCTAAAACAACGCCGCAACTAGACAACCCCGGCGAAAAAGCACCTAGCGCCACAGCCCTGTTCAAGCCGTATATTCACGTTTTAGTCACCCGTAATAAAACACTGGCTGACAACACGGTAAAAGGTTTGTCATTTTTACTGCAAGTACCGGTTAATTTAAGTGAAAATAATGAACTTTACCGCGTACAAATAGGACCAATATCACAAGCTAAACACGCCGAACAATTACTGGCGAGCTTACACAACCAAGGCTATACCGAAGCTTATCCGTTATTTGCATTAAAATAA
- the rodA gene encoding rod shape-determining protein RodA encodes MIRNTGKDETKKKPLLTRLHIDLPLLLGLLTLMGLGLMVIYSAGGQDTDLVIRQLIRLGVGLVVMFAVAQVPPIVYQRWAIVAFIIGLLMLLAVLLFGHVGKGAQRWLDLGFMKFQPSEVLKLVVPMTIAWFISQYELPSKTKHIIIAFILVMMPTLMIAKQPDLGTSLLIASSGIFVLFLAGASWRLIGVCAALLSAFLPVLWMFLMRDYQKQRVLTFLNPEQDPLGSGYHIIQSKIAIGSGGFEGKGWLQGTQSQLEFLPERHTDFIFSVFSEEFGLIGVIALLAIYLFIVMRGLWIALNAQEAFTKLLAGSLTLTFFVYVFVNIGMVSGLLPVVGVPLPLVSYGGTSMVTLMASFGILMGISTHRRLISS; translated from the coding sequence ATGATCCGCAATACAGGTAAAGACGAAACCAAAAAGAAGCCGCTTCTCACTCGGTTGCACATCGACCTGCCCTTACTACTTGGGCTGCTAACGCTTATGGGGCTGGGCTTGATGGTTATCTACAGTGCGGGGGGACAAGACACCGACTTGGTGATACGCCAATTAATTCGCTTGGGCGTTGGTTTGGTAGTCATGTTTGCCGTGGCCCAAGTACCTCCCATTGTTTACCAGCGCTGGGCCATTGTCGCCTTCATCATTGGTTTGCTGATGCTATTGGCGGTATTGCTGTTTGGTCATGTTGGCAAGGGCGCACAGCGTTGGCTCGATTTAGGCTTTATGAAATTTCAACCGTCAGAGGTATTAAAGTTAGTAGTACCTATGACCATCGCTTGGTTTATTTCGCAATACGAATTACCGTCGAAAACCAAGCATATTATCATCGCTTTCATTTTGGTTATGATGCCAACGCTAATGATTGCCAAGCAACCTGACTTAGGGACGTCATTGCTCATTGCAAGCTCGGGTATTTTCGTTCTGTTTTTGGCCGGGGCGAGTTGGCGGTTAATTGGTGTTTGTGCTGCTCTTTTGTCGGCGTTTTTGCCGGTGTTGTGGATGTTTTTGATGCGCGACTATCAAAAGCAGCGCGTGCTCACGTTTCTAAACCCAGAACAAGATCCATTGGGCTCTGGTTACCATATTATTCAGTCGAAAATTGCCATCGGCTCGGGTGGCTTTGAAGGCAAAGGTTGGTTGCAGGGCACCCAATCGCAACTGGAGTTTTTACCGGAGCGACACACCGACTTTATTTTTTCCGTATTCAGTGAAGAGTTTGGTTTAATCGGCGTAATTGCGCTACTCGCCATTTACCTTTTTATCGTCATGAGAGGCTTGTGGATTGCCTTAAATGCACAAGAAGCATTTACCAAGTTACTCGCCGGCAGTTTAACACTGACCTTTTTCGTCTATGTGTTTGTTAATATCGGTATGGTTTCTGGACTGCTTCCGGTTGTGGGGGTTCCCCTGCCGTTAGTAAGCTACGGCGGTACCTCGATGGTAACTCTGATGGCAAGCTTCGGAATTCTCATGGGGATCAGTACCCATCGTCGATTAATTTCGTCGTAA
- a CDS encoding serine hydrolase, translated as MSKSANKIINVLSAVALTATATLASAKTIIPDPPQINAEGFILIDHVTGHVIAEGNADIQLEPASLTKMMTSYIIGREIQSGNISNDDKVLISENAWAKNYPDSSKMFIEVGTEVPVSLLNQGIIVASGNDACVAMAEHIAGSEGAFADMMNAYAQQLGMNGSHFENSHGLSGTEHYTTPRDMATLASALIDDVPEEYAIYKQKSFTYNNIKQYNRNSLLWDKSLNVDGLKTGHHSKAGYNLVTSATKGDMRLVTVVMGTDSEQARKIESKKLLNYGFRFFETITPYSAGESFATNRVWMGDIEEVDLGILSDVAITIPRGQQKNLEAKVTLDRQLTAPLAKGDVVGTVSLQLNGDEVANYPLVTLQEVNEGSIFSRLLDYIMLLFKNL; from the coding sequence ATGAGCAAATCAGCTAATAAAATCATTAACGTTCTGTCTGCTGTTGCTTTAACGGCAACCGCGACGTTAGCAAGCGCTAAAACCATCATCCCAGATCCACCGCAAATCAATGCTGAAGGTTTCATTCTCATTGATCACGTTACCGGTCACGTTATTGCTGAAGGCAACGCCGACATTCAACTCGAGCCGGCATCACTGACTAAAATGATGACCAGTTACATTATTGGTCGCGAAATTCAATCAGGTAATATCAGCAACGACGACAAAGTCTTGATCAGTGAAAACGCTTGGGCTAAAAACTATCCTGACTCGTCAAAAATGTTTATCGAAGTTGGCACTGAAGTTCCGGTAAGTCTACTTAACCAGGGAATTATTGTTGCCTCGGGTAATGATGCTTGTGTCGCTATGGCTGAGCATATCGCGGGCAGTGAAGGCGCATTTGCCGATATGATGAACGCCTACGCACAACAGCTCGGTATGAACGGTTCACACTTTGAAAACTCACACGGCTTAAGTGGCACTGAGCACTATACCACGCCACGTGATATGGCTACGCTGGCTAGTGCATTAATTGACGACGTGCCAGAAGAGTATGCCATCTACAAGCAGAAATCATTTACCTACAACAACATCAAGCAATACAACCGCAATAGCTTACTTTGGGATAAAAGCTTAAACGTTGACGGCTTAAAAACGGGCCACCACTCGAAAGCGGGCTACAATCTAGTCACTAGCGCAACCAAAGGCGATATGCGCTTAGTCACCGTCGTTATGGGCACTGACAGCGAGCAAGCGCGTAAAATTGAAAGTAAAAAGTTGCTCAATTACGGCTTTAGATTTTTCGAAACAATAACCCCTTACTCTGCTGGAGAAAGCTTTGCCACCAACCGCGTGTGGATGGGAGACATTGAAGAAGTCGACTTGGGCATTTTATCTGATGTGGCGATTACCATTCCTCGCGGACAACAGAAAAACCTCGAAGCCAAAGTGACCTTAGATCGCCAATTAACGGCACCGTTAGCAAAAGGCGATGTTGTTGGCACAGTTTCACTGCAACTCAACGGTGATGAAGTGGCTAATTACCCACTCGTTACTTTACAAGAAGTCAATGAAGGCAGCATTTTTTCTCGTTTACTTGACTACATTATGTTGCTATTCAAAAACTTATAA
- the lipA gene encoding lipoyl synthase, with translation MSNTSERLKTSKLAAGTKLRDADKMQHIPIQVIPSERETMLRKPEWLKIKLPRTSENIDKVKAGLRKGGLHSVCEEASCPNLAECFNHGTATFMILGDICTRRCPFCDVGHGRPLAPDAEEPKKLAMTLKDMALKYVVITSVDRDDLRDGGAQQFADCIREIGEHAPHTKVEILVPDFRGRMDRALEILNANPPHVFNHNMETAPRLYKKARPGANYQWSLDLLKKFGEANPNVPTKSGLMVGLGETNEEILEVMRDLRAHGVTMLTIGQYLQPSKHHLPVERYVHPDEFEMFRQEAMKMGFEHAACGPLVRSSYHADKQAAGEEVK, from the coding sequence ATGAGTAACACCAGCGAGCGTTTAAAAACGTCAAAACTTGCAGCGGGTACTAAGCTACGCGATGCTGACAAAATGCAACACATTCCCATTCAGGTCATTCCATCTGAACGCGAAACCATGCTGCGCAAGCCTGAATGGCTAAAAATAAAGTTACCTCGTACCAGTGAAAATATCGACAAAGTAAAAGCAGGCTTGCGCAAAGGTGGTTTGCACTCAGTATGTGAAGAAGCCTCATGCCCTAACCTAGCGGAGTGTTTCAACCACGGTACAGCGACGTTCATGATCCTCGGTGATATTTGTACTCGACGTTGTCCATTTTGTGATGTTGGCCACGGACGCCCGTTGGCACCTGACGCTGAAGAGCCGAAGAAACTGGCTATGACGTTAAAAGACATGGCGCTCAAATATGTGGTGATCACCTCGGTTGACCGAGATGACTTGCGCGATGGTGGCGCTCAGCAATTTGCTGACTGTATCCGTGAAATTGGCGAACATGCGCCGCATACGAAAGTGGAAATTTTAGTGCCAGACTTCCGTGGTCGCATGGATCGCGCGTTGGAAATTCTAAACGCAAATCCGCCACATGTGTTCAACCACAATATGGAAACAGCACCGCGCTTATACAAAAAAGCACGCCCGGGCGCAAATTATCAATGGTCTTTAGACTTGTTGAAAAAATTTGGTGAAGCGAACCCTAACGTACCAACCAAATCAGGTTTAATGGTTGGCCTAGGCGAAACCAACGAAGAAATTCTCGAGGTGATGCGCGACTTGCGAGCCCATGGTGTGACCATGCTTACCATTGGTCAATATCTACAACCGAGTAAGCACCACTTACCAGTAGAGCGTTATGTGCACCCTGACGAGTTTGAAATGTTCCGTCAAGAAGCAATGAAGATGGGCTTTGAACACGCTGCCTGTGGACCTCTTGTACGCAGCTCTTATCACGCCGACAAACAAGCGGCTGGTGAAGAAGTTAAGTAA
- the mrdA gene encoding penicillin-binding protein 2 yields the protein MAVKRVTIKNHSAEANLFARRTLITFIGVLVMILILFNNVYDMQINSYEKYQTRSNQNRIKLLPVAPNRGLIYDRNGVLLAENRPVYSLAIIPEQVDDIEQTLTDLGQIIDIDEEQKQNFIESMRYKRRFKPLELISRLDEQQVAKVSVNLHRLPGVIIDARLKRYYPFGELTTHSLGYVAKINRKDLLNLEQQGKAEEYKATRDIGKLGLERYYEDILHGKMGYQEVEVNNRGRILRTLNYTPPVSGKDLTLSLDIELQMIAKRALAGKRGAVVALDPRDGGILALYSNPSYDGNLFVHGISSKDYKNLNNPDRPLINRATQGTYPPASTIKPFLGLIGLDENLITLHSKIWDPGWFQLKNGTRKYRDHLKWGHGWVTLEEAVMRSCNTYFYDLAYKLGVDRISENMAKFGFGESTGIDIHEETSAILPSRGWKRARVNQPWYHGDTINIGIGQGYWTVTPIQLAQATSILVNKGKVIEPHFVAQIHQGDSAVYSASEPTNITRALTDSPEALINRGFSINEKPPVVLNNDKNWDIILESMRATVRKPAGTGYNAFLGTDYRAAGKSGTGEVVGRAQDVEYDASKISENQRDNAMFIAYAPHEAPEIVVAIAIENVAVGGGGSNAGPVARQIMDQYFSNRALTNNNQSNRN from the coding sequence TTGGCAGTTAAACGGGTCACTATAAAAAATCATAGTGCAGAGGCGAACCTGTTTGCTCGTCGTACTTTGATCACCTTTATCGGCGTTTTGGTGATGATTTTGATATTGTTTAACAATGTCTACGACATGCAGATAAACAGCTATGAAAAGTATCAAACGCGCTCAAATCAAAATCGGATAAAACTGTTACCCGTTGCCCCTAATCGCGGCCTGATTTACGATCGAAATGGCGTACTGCTCGCCGAGAACCGTCCCGTTTACAGCCTGGCTATCATTCCTGAGCAGGTTGATGATATTGAGCAAACCCTTACTGATTTGGGCCAAATTATCGATATCGACGAAGAGCAAAAGCAAAACTTCATTGAATCGATGCGTTATAAACGACGCTTTAAACCTCTCGAACTGATCTCCCGATTAGACGAACAGCAAGTTGCCAAAGTCTCGGTTAATTTGCATCGCTTACCAGGGGTAATTATTGATGCACGACTAAAACGCTATTACCCGTTTGGCGAACTGACCACGCACTCGCTCGGCTACGTCGCCAAAATAAACCGCAAAGATTTACTCAATTTAGAGCAGCAAGGCAAAGCCGAAGAGTACAAAGCCACCCGCGATATTGGCAAACTCGGACTAGAGCGCTACTACGAAGATATCCTGCACGGTAAAATGGGCTATCAAGAGGTTGAAGTAAACAACCGCGGACGCATCTTGCGAACCCTCAATTACACTCCGCCTGTTTCCGGTAAAGACCTTACCTTAAGCTTAGATATTGAGCTGCAAATGATCGCCAAGCGAGCCTTAGCCGGCAAACGCGGCGCGGTTGTGGCCTTAGACCCGCGCGACGGTGGCATTTTAGCGCTGTACTCAAATCCGAGTTATGACGGTAACTTGTTTGTTCACGGAATTTCGTCAAAGGACTATAAAAATTTAAATAATCCCGATAGACCGTTGATTAATCGCGCTACCCAAGGAACCTATCCACCAGCTTCGACCATCAAACCATTTTTGGGCTTGATAGGGTTAGACGAAAACCTGATCACCTTACATTCAAAGATTTGGGATCCGGGTTGGTTCCAACTTAAAAACGGTACGCGAAAATATCGCGACCACTTAAAATGGGGCCACGGTTGGGTGACGCTTGAAGAAGCGGTTATGCGCTCATGTAACACCTATTTTTATGATTTAGCTTATAAACTTGGCGTCGATAGAATCAGTGAAAACATGGCCAAGTTTGGCTTTGGCGAAAGCACCGGTATTGACATCCACGAAGAGACCTCGGCTATACTGCCAAGTCGCGGCTGGAAACGCGCACGGGTAAATCAACCCTGGTATCACGGCGATACCATAAATATTGGTATCGGTCAGGGATATTGGACCGTTACTCCGATTCAATTAGCGCAAGCGACCAGTATTTTAGTCAACAAAGGCAAGGTGATCGAACCCCATTTTGTCGCGCAAATCCACCAAGGTGACAGTGCTGTGTATTCCGCCAGCGAGCCAACCAATATTACTCGTGCACTGACAGATAGTCCCGAGGCTCTAATAAATCGCGGCTTTAGCATAAATGAAAAACCACCGGTGGTACTCAACAATGACAAAAACTGGGACATCATTTTAGAAAGTATGCGCGCTACCGTGCGCAAACCGGCTGGCACCGGATATAACGCCTTTTTAGGTACCGACTATCGCGCTGCCGGTAAATCTGGAACCGGCGAAGTGGTTGGTCGAGCACAAGACGTCGAATACGATGCCAGTAAAATATCGGAAAACCAGCGCGACAACGCCATGTTTATTGCCTACGCACCACATGAAGCACCGGAAATTGTAGTAGCCATTGCCATTGAAAACGTCGCTGTTGGCGGTGGTGGTTCAAACGCTGGTCCGGTTGCACGACAGATCATGGACCAGTATTTTTCTAACCGAGCGTTAACTAACAATAACCAGAGTAACCGTAACTAA
- a CDS encoding aminotransferase class IV translates to MFADGVYEVIPAYQGKPFRLPQHLVRLCDGLAQVGIPSPYTDKQWQHLIDQLIDKNGGGHLSIYIQVTRGCNQQRQHVYDSDVQPTVLLMTLPLTTDQQTITCSKVTLLADSRWQHCDIKSTALLANIMLSNQASALGFDEAILHRDHVVTEGASTNVFMVKDGRIYTPEKSHLILGGITRDLIIELCHRAHLEIHQQRIHIDQLLTADEVWISSSSREISPVIQIDDKIIGHGGVGPMSKYVFTLFQQFKRDLITNS, encoded by the coding sequence TTGTTTGCTGACGGTGTCTACGAGGTTATTCCCGCCTATCAAGGCAAGCCTTTTCGCCTGCCCCAACACCTCGTTCGCCTTTGCGATGGGTTAGCGCAAGTCGGTATTCCCTCCCCTTACACCGACAAACAATGGCAACATCTGATTGACCAACTGATCGATAAAAATGGCGGCGGTCACTTATCTATTTACATTCAAGTCACCCGAGGTTGTAACCAACAGCGCCAGCATGTTTATGACTCGGATGTGCAACCGACTGTGTTGCTTATGACGTTGCCTTTGACCACCGACCAACAAACAATTACTTGCAGTAAGGTGACCTTGCTCGCGGATTCTCGGTGGCAACATTGCGATATCAAAAGCACCGCCTTATTAGCCAATATCATGCTCAGTAATCAGGCCAGTGCCCTTGGCTTTGACGAAGCAATACTGCACCGTGACCACGTCGTTACCGAAGGGGCGAGCACCAACGTATTTATGGTTAAAGATGGGCGAATTTATACTCCTGAGAAAAGCCATCTCATCTTAGGGGGCATCACCCGTGATTTAATTATTGAACTTTGTCATCGAGCACACCTTGAAATACACCAACAACGCATCCATATAGACCAGTTGCTAACGGCCGATGAAGTGTGGATTAGCTCTTCGAGCAGAGAAATTTCCCCTGTCATACAAATTGATGATAAAATAATCGGCCATGGCGGTGTAGGCCCGATGAGTAAGTACGTATTTACTCTATTTCAGCAATTCAAACGCGACTTAATAACTAATTCGTGA
- the lipB gene encoding lipoyl(octanoyl) transferase LipB yields the protein MNVSYPLVIRQLGTVDYETVWRAMQQFTDQRDQDVVDELWLVEHPAVFTQGQAGKEEHLLMPGDIPVVQVDRGGQVTYHGPGQQVIYFMINLRKRKMGVRELVTLIEQGIINTLAHYNIEAYAKADAPGVYVEQKKIASLGLRVRKGCSFHGLAININMDMSPFLRINPCGYAGLEMTQTVDLGGPDNVTEAGERLQLELQQLLNASNVEYKTGLDNL from the coding sequence ATGAATGTGAGCTACCCTCTGGTTATTCGCCAACTTGGCACGGTCGACTACGAAACCGTATGGCGTGCAATGCAACAATTTACTGATCAACGGGATCAAGACGTCGTTGATGAATTGTGGCTCGTTGAACACCCTGCGGTATTTACCCAAGGCCAAGCCGGTAAAGAAGAACATTTGTTGATGCCCGGAGATATTCCGGTGGTGCAAGTGGATCGCGGTGGGCAAGTAACCTACCACGGACCCGGCCAACAAGTGATCTACTTTATGATTAACCTGCGTAAACGCAAGATGGGTGTGCGTGAGCTAGTCACATTGATCGAGCAAGGCATCATTAACACCCTTGCCCACTACAACATTGAAGCCTACGCTAAAGCCGATGCTCCAGGCGTTTATGTCGAGCAAAAAAAGATCGCATCACTTGGCCTTCGCGTGCGCAAAGGGTGCTCATTCCACGGTTTAGCCATCAACATCAATATGGATATGTCACCTTTTTTACGCATTAACCCATGCGGTTATGCTGGTTTAGAAATGACCCAAACAGTGGATCTCGGTGGTCCAGATAATGTCACCGAGGCGGGTGAAAGATTACAGTTAGAGTTGCAGCAATTACTTAATGCAAGCAATGTTGAATACAAAACAGGTTTAGATAATTTATGA
- a CDS encoding 3-oxoacid CoA-transferase subunit B — translation MALTREQLAMRVAQELQDGYYVNLGIGIPTLVANYVPEGMEVMLQSENGLLGMGPFPTEDEIDADLINAGKQTVTMAKGASLFDSAESFAMIRGGHVDLTVLGAFEVDVNGNIASYMIPGKLIKGMGGAMDLVAGADNIIVTMTHASKHGESKLLPQCTLPLTGKGCIKKVLTDLAFIEIKDGKFHLLERAPGVSVEEIVNLTAGELVVPDNVPEMRF, via the coding sequence ATGGCTTTAACTCGTGAACAATTAGCAATGCGCGTGGCTCAAGAGCTACAAGATGGATATTACGTCAACTTAGGCATCGGTATTCCTACACTCGTCGCAAACTACGTACCTGAAGGTATGGAGGTGATGCTGCAGTCTGAAAACGGCTTGTTGGGTATGGGCCCTTTCCCAACTGAAGACGAGATTGATGCGGATTTGATCAACGCCGGCAAACAAACGGTAACCATGGCCAAAGGCGCCTCGCTGTTTGACAGTGCAGAATCCTTCGCCATGATCCGCGGTGGCCATGTTGACCTAACGGTACTTGGTGCGTTTGAAGTCGACGTTAACGGTAATATTGCTTCCTATATGATCCCCGGTAAATTAATAAAAGGCATGGGAGGGGCAATGGACTTAGTCGCCGGTGCCGACAACATTATTGTTACTATGACCCACGCCTCAAAGCACGGTGAGTCTAAATTACTACCGCAGTGTACCCTACCGTTAACCGGTAAAGGCTGTATCAAAAAAGTACTAACCGACTTGGCCTTTATTGAAATTAAAGACGGAAAGTTTCATTTACTAGAGCGCGCACCTGGCGTTAGCGTAGAAGAGATCGTTAACTTAACCGCCGGTGAGTTAGTGGTACCAGATAACGTTCCAGAGATGCGGTTTTAA
- a CDS encoding CoA transferase subunit A, whose amino-acid sequence MAGFNKVVNSYEEAMAGLEDGMTVIAGGFGLCGIPENLIKQIVKQQTKDLTVVSNNCGVDDFGLGLLLPNRQIKKIIASYVGENAEFERQMMAGELDVELTPQGTLAEKMRAGGAGIPAFFTATGFGTPVAEGKEERQFNGRDYILEESITGDFAIVKAWKADTYGNLVYRHTARNFNPMAATAGKITVVEVEEIVEAGELDPNEIHTPGIYVNRLIKGNFEKRIEQRTVRAK is encoded by the coding sequence ATGGCTGGATTTAATAAAGTCGTAAATTCTTACGAAGAAGCTATGGCTGGTTTGGAAGACGGGATGACCGTTATCGCTGGCGGTTTTGGCTTATGTGGTATTCCAGAAAATCTAATCAAACAAATCGTTAAACAACAAACCAAGGACCTCACCGTGGTATCAAATAACTGTGGCGTTGATGACTTTGGCCTAGGTTTACTGTTACCGAACCGACAAATTAAAAAAATTATTGCCTCGTATGTTGGCGAAAATGCCGAATTTGAACGCCAAATGATGGCTGGCGAGTTAGATGTTGAATTAACACCACAAGGTACGCTTGCTGAAAAAATGCGCGCAGGTGGTGCCGGTATCCCTGCATTTTTTACCGCCACCGGTTTCGGTACACCAGTTGCCGAAGGTAAAGAAGAGCGTCAATTTAATGGCCGTGATTATATCCTTGAAGAATCTATCACAGGTGACTTTGCCATCGTCAAAGCGTGGAAAGCGGATACCTATGGCAATTTAGTGTATCGTCATACCGCACGCAACTTTAACCCAATGGCGGCAACCGCAGGCAAAATAACCGTGGTTGAAGTAGAAGAAATCGTTGAGGCAGGAGAGCTTGATCCAAACGAAATTCACACCCCAGGTATTTACGTTAACCGCTTAATCAAAGGTAACTTTGAGAAGCGCATTGAACAACGTACTGTGCGTGCGAAATAA